ggtcaagaaataaggtcaaaaatttaaggTTAACTTTCTGTAGGACTAATTAGATCGTGTTCGATAGGAGCCGACTAAAATacggattaataataatttccacatAAGACAATTTCAAAAtatagtttggctaactctgcctatgtaaagaatggtcaagatttgtccttcctcaattgctatgttatgtgagaagaaggtgatatctaagattgaggtacaattcaaatctattagattcataccatttacagctggacgccttgaaaaaaattgacgtgttgttattattatcacaggtaagggatacattgaccacacttgcgcaaataactcacttcgcaaatgattggtgttgcatgtactgtctagaatgcaacgatgaatttgaggaaataaggcaccagaagcagtgtccggagtattttggatatagtaacttagacccgatgtaatacttatgttcctttttttgtttagtttttccacaatatatttcattaagaaaaatgaacattgcaaatagATAACATCAAAAAGTTTAGACAGATTGCGTTTGATAATAATGGTTACCGATGGTCCGGAAACGGCAAAAGAAATTAACTGTTGTAGAAGAATCATTGGGATATACGacggattacttgatacgaacgaaagaggtataactatttcgattctgaaatcacataaagttcacattagaagatgaaatcaagcttaaagttagtaacaaacataatatggctaaacaaaatgttaaaaacaaacaagatatataaacttagaaagccgtggaatttgaagaggccaattttgaaaactacaatcttagaaagcaactatccacaataccataattttttttataaatatacaacgtagaagatgtcaacttttggtaaaggatctattgaacctataaatttgaaataagatcagggagtacaatatgtgttcaaggttctttatgaggtaatgtgtcgccatattgtattccaagtgaaggtaggaacatacAGAAGTGACAAAATttccaagacttttgaagttaacaaagccttcgttaagacgaactgctggggacaatactttgttgaagatttaatggcagagttttgcatatatataatcccttcgaaaaggtatttggtacacattttaaacattgtcatcacattggagagtttgtatcatccgttcgatgcaaaaaaatattattctctgcctatttggaggatcgacaacatgaccatgatagatgagtcagctggagcgaaataagagcatggggagacttttatggacaatattgattagttgatttcactgagatgagcgctgctgacgacatatttccaaaaaatatttaaacttccatgttcatgtagagcattatctcattataagcaatgaacctaaataaaaaagagtctggaagttaagattatatttctttcgtttgagcaaatctcaGGCGGTAAAATattgaaggaaaaaaacaaaaaaaaaaaagagagaggaaAATCCCGACTATAtttatgacaaacccatattaaatcataaggagttgataagtattcgggacacaaattatacgatatattaaaaatgaactaACATCATGGCCCGTGCCGTTAGTTTAAATAATAAATGTaattaataaatataaaatccctATATGATGGGAGCAACTTGTTGTTAGGATCCCAACCCTTCCAAACTGCTATGTGtaaatttttctttcttctcaatGAATGCCTCAGCGAcccttttttcaaaaaaaaaaaagatatttacaaaaaaagaaacaaaatgggAAAACCAGAAACCACTTGGGAGACGTGGACCAATCTAAGCAGCAGGAACGTGCACCCAGGACTTGGAGGGGTGCATAAATTTGCACTCGAGGATGATTATGTACTCTTTAACAGAAGCTCAGCAGTAAATTTTCTTTTTAGTATAGAACCGACTTGTAGATCAGCTGGTTTTATGTGCTTCACAGAGGTTTCATGCGcttcaggaggtcccaggttcgagtcccagATGGCGCAATATTACAGAGTTTGACATGGACGGTAgggttagcttgccccccttgcgACGACACTAGCCACACTTTCCGCTTCGGCTCCCTGAGCTTTGTtccccatgaggctcgctggtaggctagcacggcaacctgttcaaCTTATGTAGTAGTACGCTGCTTGGAGCTTAGTTTGTTAGGCTTCCAATTAGTTAATTATGTAATAATTAACaaaaagattttcttttttaaaaaagaaaaaacaacaacgaCAACCCAGATACAAATTCCAATAAGTTATCCGGCTGGAATCTTTTCTTTGATATTTGtgcttcattttcttttcttttgcaaccCCCTTCTCTCCATGTGGCATTTGCTATTTTCTGCGTTGTTAATTACTATGAGATGCTCACAAACTCGGTGTATGGGTTTTACCCTAAATATCAATAGCCAAGAGAAAGATAGAAAGGCTAAATTCGATCCGGCATATTATGGTCAATCCAAGACCGCATTTTTCTATCATCCAAGGAAACTGTTTGTGttcttaattaagatatttttttTGATAGTATTCTAAATTAAGAGTTTTAACAGCTCCCTATAAATTGACCTGAACTTCTCTCAACAAGCAACAGTCATTTAAccctccaaaaaaaaaagaaaagaagagaagagaaggttcatcaatcaaaaccaaaacatcTATAGCTCTCAGCTCCTCAGCAGTATCAATCTTGAGAAAATGGCAGGAAAAATGATTGCTATTGTGATGTTGGTGGCCGTGGTAATGAGTTTTACCTTGGCTGTTTTAGTTGAGGCAGACGCATATTATGATCATTGTTACAACGAAGTTTGCTTGCCTCAGTGCAAGAGGCAATATAGCGAAAAGTTCGGAAATGCGAATTGTCCACCTGCTTGCGATGAATTCTGCAAAAATCATGAATTGGGTGATACAGATGATATCGACCCTAAGGTATTCCAAAAATACACCGATAGATTTTAGATCTCCATcacatatgatcggttcccatcCATTAATCCTTTAGGTGGACGGAGGAGAGGTATCATTCATCCGTTGGTGACTGACTGACTTACTCATGGTGATCGATCATTCTATTTTATTCTTGGAGGGGATCATCAAAGTTAAATTTATATTATTAATAACAAATTAATATTTTGCTTGTTAAACAAATGTATTCATTCAACCCATACACATTGCATTTCATGTGTGATGTGTGTTGCGTGTTCTTGTAACATCAACATTTGTTAATCAAATGATATATGAGAATTTTAAGTGTAACTCAATTTCTCAGAATTTTACCGTGCCCAcaaggttactttcctctctgtaACCGGAGGCTTCTTCATCCAGTAGCATATCTAACTTCCCCTGGAAATAACTCTAGTGCCGAGGTTTAAACATTTATCTTGGGGAAAGCTAAAGGAGAATCTGACTGTCAATACGGGGGGGTAATAAAAATTCTTAAAATCTTTCTAGCTACTACTATCATAACTGCTGTTTTTCTCTACGGGACTTCAAAATCTAACTTTATGCTGTGTACATCACCGTTGCCATTAGAACTTCTAATATTAAGGCGATCTGGCGATGAACAACATTAAGATCATTGATAAGAAGATGTAATGGTAACCTCTATAATTTCCATGGTCTTGGAAATTGGAATAGGCCACCTTTATTCCTATGTTGCAGGATTATCAATGGATGGAGATGCAGTGTCAACCCCATATGGAGCTTGTAAATAATTTCCATCTCCAGATGGAGGTAAAATCGTTCCATTCCCTGGACATGAGATCGGGTTTCACTGATAAAATTAAAAAGCTATACTGTAGTGGCTTAAGAGGCTGCATTGTAGTTTCCGTAAGATTGAGCAAACCATTAATGGCTGGGATGTTCTTTTTTCCTAATTGACCACCTGTTTCTCATCTTTTGCTTCAATAAAACTAGCCTTCAATCAGATTCAGAtggttgaaaaaataaaatagttggcTCTTTCAAAGCACAATTATCAACAAATGCACGGTTCGCTAAAGATAAAAACAGAAATTAACAAATTTGCAACTGTAATTTTCATTAAAATGCAATTTACATGTTTCATATCTGTTTCTTCAAATTTATCCCTCGATCATAACAACTCAATTCAGTCAACTTAGGAATTCCACAAATTTTACCTAGAACACCAGCAGTCAGAATTGTTTGggatcaacaaattaataaaatacAAATTTCTAACATCAGTCGCATTCTTTCTTTTCGCAGCATTGCTAAATACCATGCGTACATAGAATTTTCAGTTTTAAAACCTTTTTCACCACTTTAATTTTCTCCCAGAGGAAATGTCATGATAACTTCATGTATCTTGTTTTCAGAAAGGCATAAATTGCTACCCTCTGAAATTTGATGTAGAATTTATAAATCTCTGTGCAGCATCTTCACTAAGTTCATTGAAGACCTGAAAGTAATTGAGGTTGCACGATGGTCAACCCATGTATGTGTTAAACAAACGGAAAGCCCATGAGAGGGAGCCAAATACGAAAAGGAAATTGTAGGATAATGAGAGCACAACAAGCACACTTACAAGTTTTTTGTAAATGGTCTGGAAAGCCTTGCAGAATTTCTCAGCAGATTCTGGACCAACCtagctaaaaaaaaaatgaacagatCATCTTCACAATCTCATACTATACTTATTTTTACTcaatcctttttttatttttactagtTTATCATTCGTGCTATGCACGGGTTTATTTTTCAAACTAATGAAAATCTTAAAAACTAATACAAAATGTAACAAACTTGAAAAAAGATCAGTATAatagaaaaaataattaaatagcaTGGGCTTGTGGTGTAATATCTCAAAGAATACAACACTTACTGTTTAAATTAAAACGCAATTAAAATTCCCATATATCGATAAATAAGTAAATTAAGACCATATGGGTCGTTCAAACTTGAAATTCATAGAAATAAATCAGGATTATGTCTAAACGTAgtccttaattttattttatagtAGTTTTTTAGTCTGTGAAATTAAATATGTGCAAAATAAGTTTAAGTTAGTTGTGAATAATCATATTATACAGGTGTTGTGGTAAAAAATATGGGATAACAAAGTTAATTTTAGTAAAATTCACATAGAATTTTTACTTTTTCAAAATACTTAAGGGGGTCGGTGATCCCACTGGCTCCACTTTGGATTCGCCACCGGCTCAATCCTTTTCCAAATTCTGGTATCTTGTATATATATCAATAATGTTCTTTAATATATCCTTAATTATTTTTATCAATATCTTCAAAATCGCGACATCTAACTTGGTAATCAACCGCCTGATTTGTAATAAATTCCTTCATAGACTATGTAATGTCATTTTGTTGGTATCAGGTAACATAGATTTCGAATGGTGACCTTCTTTGGTAATTTAATTACCTTATGGATTTCTTCCTCGCTactaaacaaacctaaaaatattttcacatttcatcaaacacggaataagtttgaaattaaaaaacCATGTTTAATTTGTAAATTCCATATATAtgatcaagtgtatatgatcccTTGAAATCCCATGAACTATAACATCTTGTGTATTTACAACCTATAAATATACCATGGTCATATCAACTACACAACCGTTGTATTCGTACTCTTGAATGTCTAAGGCGACGTGCTTTTCATTTAGACATAATAGAATATTAGAATTCAAATTAAGTGATTATATACAATTATAAGTTCATATATGCATGTATATCCCCGAATATAATCAGGAACCCTTGAGTATGTACTAAAAAAATGTGTAATACTACTAAAATTATAGAATGGAGTCCGATAACATTCAATGAACTATCTTATGATCGGGATCATAGATATGAATTGTTGAAATAAATTTATACATGTACTCGAGTATTTTAGGGTGagttatttattaattttttttctcgaagtAATCATTTAAATAGAAGTTAGTTTGCGTGCATCCCGTGAATAATACTTTAAATTAATTAAATGTAATATAAGTAGATCACTAATTAGGGAACCGCTAgacctttttttttataagaaattgCTACATTtaggctgggtttggtaatgtTTCCTTTTTTCCAAAAGcattttcaaaacctatatatgtcattattttttgaaattaggttgcttttttgtttaatatatatatatatatatatatattaaaaagtggttaagtaaaataatttttgtaacaaatcataataatagtgacaattagtaaatttaatatgatatatatttatatttaatagtgaaaaagttaattatatttaaacccaataaaattgaataaaactattctcagagatatgtttgtttttgtcatttggTACAACAACAGTTgttgaatctgatattttaccaaacacactttgattgctttttcaatgagctttaattttaattaatcTTTTATCAAACATctaactgcttttttctcacagcacaacGACGCACAACACAAAAGTGCTTCTACAAAAgctgcagcaataccaaactaagccttacTAAGTGGGATTCTGAGGGAAATCCTGACTGAACATCTAACAGGCAGGAAAACATCGCTAGCATTGAGATCTGTGCAGGCAAAGTGGGCCGCACTGCTTGTCTCTGTCGGAATTATCAGTCGTGACTCCCACTCGGTACTTCTATCATTTCCGCTTTAATTAAGATATCACGACATAAAAGGTATTTTAGATAAAAATAAACCGGATGAAACTCTAGTTAAATAGAATTTATAGTGCATCTCCCTCCGCCAGCGGTCATGTAGTTGTATTTCGCAATTAATTTTTATGTATCTCATTTGATGCTCCTATTAGGGGTGAGAAAAACATCCATACGCGCAGATTTTACTCCGCCCAATCCGCATTTTAGTGGATGGACACCCGGCTCGCATCTTAGTGGATTGGACACGGATGAATGTTTAGACCCGGTCATTTTCATGGATTGGATGTGAGTGAAAAATCACCCGAACCTTAGCATCCAGTAGCTGTAGTTAGTGGTACTATATTTTTCAAAATGTTTCCAAAATGGGTGCATGAACTCATCAGTATTAGATTTTCGAGAAACAAATTTCAGTTGATCTTCATAGacatatcaaaatcatatttACACAAGCCTACCTGCAATATTTATAAACCTAGTTAAGTAATGGATAGCTGACACAAAAATTGGCCAGTAACTAACTCCCGCATTAGATTATATCGGGTTCGATAATAAAATTATTGCGATTTTAATAATGATTCATAAGGATCATAAGAACTGAAGGTTAAACAATAATTTTTTGTGTTTGAGCGAGTGAGATTACTTTCGGAGATGTGCATAAGCTTTTTCTcttagtttttgtaccttttttatttcaaaaaaataaaaactcttaaaaataCGCTATTCACCCGTTTACCCGCAGATAATGTACCCGTTGGGTAATGGATTGGACActgatacatttttaaaactgGTCAATTGAATAGATTGGGTGCGGGTGGGTGATACTAAATATGCATCCCCCCATCTGTTGCTCACCCCTACCTCATATGTTGAAGATGCCAGTTTAATCCCAGACTACAGAATCTCACTCTGGCCATTTAAAAGAATCTACGTTGATGTAAAACTGTAAAGTCCAGATACCAATCTTAAACTGAACCTCGCTCAAGGTTCACTCATGGTGTTATGTTAATATTATCCATTCCCGCATGCGCTTGAGAAACATGCCGAACATGAAACTTGGCAGCGACAGTCCTTGAAAAGAAGGAATGCAAACCCAAAATTTTTTTACACTGGACCTACCCATTGCAGTCTCGTTAGGATGAAGTTTGTGGGTTCTTCCTAAGAAATGGGCGTTTAGTTTTTATTGAAAGCTTGTATGGTTTAAACTTTAGAAATGCATAAAATTGAAATAGcataaaatcaaaaatattgaaatAACATGTAAAAAGCAACTAAAGTCATTCAGAAGCCATCAAAATCAGCAGATTGTAAAATTCGGCTGTGTGTCTGATTTCAATAGCAGATTTATGAAATAACAAATAAATCTTACAAATAATTAAACATATTAAATCTTACATTTCACAGTCGATATCGGTATGAATACTACTACTTTAGACATTGCTTAGTAGTCAAACTGATGTCTTCGGCATTTATTATTTTAGCAAGCATATCTGCCTTACATGTTGTTAATCTTAGTGTGGTGAAGGGACATTACTTTCTAGTGGTGATAAACTTGTTAGGATGGTCGTAGTTCTACTGTCTACACCGAACGTCACCACATACAATGTCTGTCACTAATAGGTAACAAAGTAAGACCAAAATAAGCCTTACTAGCACCCGCCACATTCAGATATCCCTGACTAATATCACTTAAAAATAACACCTAAACAGTAAAAGCAGAGATAAAAATGAAAATCTTCTTAGCGAAAATCTTCTTAGCTATGACAATTGAGTTGGTTGCGGCGCCGATTTAATGAATAATATCATCTATTTGTAAGCATCCACCAGTAATTACACCAATAAGGGCTCATTTCAGTTTGTAAGTATCCACCAGTAATTacgttaatatatatatataatatcagCTCATTTATAGATAAGTGGTAATTTCGCGCTAGCTGAAGTTTACACCCATAGCCACCACCATATGAGTTGATTTTTCAAGTTAAGCTCCAAAGGGATAAACTGCAAGATGAATATTTACAtatatcaataaaattaataatcaattgaAGCTGTTAATTAGTACTTTACCATTAAAACTCGAATTCCTGAAGATTGGCTCACCAAGCCAGCACCATGCCAAATTGCCGAGATAGCCATGAAAGACCTAACAACAAAAAATACCACAGCAACAACATTTGATAAATTCTGCATCAACACAAACAAATATTTAAtcgaccaaaaaaaaaagaaaaacacacacacacaaatatTTCATGCAATCAGGTTCATAATAAATTGCCTCCACAAACTCGGAGTTCACCATTGAAAAGACAAACAAAGGGCGAAGACTTTCAAGCTTGTTTGCAGCTTGAATAAAAAAACAAACTTGCAATTATAAGTAAGAAACAATAAAGGTCACATAACAAAACATTAACAGAGATCTCATAcctgagagaaagaagaaaggttgATTAGAAATGtagtacaaaaaaaataaatatcaaatGCTCAGATATTAAGGTTGTGTAGGTACGGAGAAGTAGTTGCTGTTTTCTAGGATATAGAGCGTTGAGCACATGATACTAATAGCTTCTCTAACTTTGATTCATCAGATCTGCACAACAAATAACTATTCCAATGATTTCTATTATATCTGCAAAACTCATGACAACCATGGATCAAGCccaaaaaaatgtattgtaacttGTAAGACTCACAAAATAAAAAGCTATTTGAACGACTAATATTTTCTTATCACATAAGAAAACCAAAAACCCTAGAACTTTTCCTCTGAATGAAGTTTTGAAACAACATAAAAGATTACTGATCTATTCTCGATGGAAAGTAGCAGTGTGGATTTTGTGCACGTCTTGTGATTGATCTGCAATATTACACAGccacggatcaaaaaaaaaacgcAGATTATACAAAACAAAATATCAAACTCATCACCTCATCTTTAGACAACATCATTGAATGCTGATTTATCGCCACTAAAGCAAAGAGAAACACAATCAACATCTGCAAACAAAAAAACCAAGCACCACCATAAAGATCCGAAAaagttcattattattattattgtgaataaaaaaacaaaaacaaaaaaaccctaGGGGAAAAAACTCACCACTAAAACAACCTAACCCAACCTTGATCGAGcactttatttatatatatatatatatagcatgagcacaaatttccaaaaaaacaaaaccctGAAATGCGTGAAAGAATATTTAATTTAAGGAATGAAATGTGATGACCATCAATATCTTTAAAATTTGGACATCAATTTAATTGTTTGAAACATTTTTGTATACAATATCTCGGGCATATCaagaaataacaaaattaaaaagccactttatttaataattttttttattttatatctatTCTGTATTAATTATGgtataaaaaaataagaaaagtaatTTGGAAATGATGTTTACTAATACGAAAATAGTACTCgatttttttatgattatttttgtATGGGCCCGATTTTTTGTTTGCTCGATTTTGTATGCTAATCAATATTTGCTATCGTTTTATCGGTTTCAAATTCTAACGGTTGGGCAATTTATTTTTATGCAAACAGGATCAACAATAAATCTACTCGCAAGAAAGACACATCATCGATCGAAAGGTTAGTACCCATGATcaattaatcattttttttttaaagtttctcaTCATCGGAAATGTGATCATCGAGAATAACTTATTTGTTACaatttgatttaattgattgaacGAAGTTGTaattaggaaaagaaaaaatggaagaATTGTAACACGACATTGGAcatgtttttaatattttttagtttatttatttatgatcGGTGATGTGATTGATTatgtgattacttttgtgattgatGCATGACTAGTTTAGTTTTTGAACATGATTTAATTATTTGTGGTAATATTTTATTGTTTGAGATAATTTTTTATTGgcaataaaaaaatatttccagaaaaaaaaatcatttccaaaAATTAAAATACGGGCTGGAATCTTTTTACGTTTTTTCTATTGGTAGACGTGGaataaatttcttttttttcaaaaattggtggggccagaatcaaccaaaaACTCCGATTAATGAGAGCGTTCGAAAAAACTTCATTTTTATATAGATAATTTGCAACGGAAATGTTACTCTAAGTCCGATCCAACACCCCACTCAGCGCCCAGATGACGTGGCGAGACAACCTGGCAGAAAAAATAGAAAACACGTCAGTCCTCGATTTTAACCGTGTTTGACCCAAAATTTTGGCGGACACCAAATATTTTGGGCGGGAAACCCAAATGTTTATGAAATTtgaattgttatttttcttttaaagtccACTTTCTTGCGATTCTTTTATCAATTGTGAGGGAAAATTCATTTCCTACTCAGAACTAAATAGGAGATTAAAACATACTCTCCATTGATAACTAACTAATGGTGCTCCTAAACGAATTAAATGGAGAATCTTTGTAGGCAAAAGgaaagatgagttaaaatttTCGTTAATATATGATTAATTTGATGTAAGTTTTTCTATTTAATTGTTAGGGTTTATGTAATTCAATTCAAAAATCGTTCCAATCAAGTATAAACTGTGTCTTGTTCACTAACTGTTTGAACAAATGTCTAACATATGTAATGTAGTTTTTGATATGAATACGTCTATAGCGTTCTTAAGATAAATGTTTCGTTGTGATAGGAGAACTTCTATGACAAGTCTGATCTCATCGCTACCAAAGGAGATGGAGGTGGACCAAAAGATCCCCCAACTTGGTATGAAATTTAAAAGTACAACTGATGCATATGAGTTTTATAAAAAAATTGCACAACGAACTGTATTTCCTATTATGAAAAGCTCAATTAAGAAGAACATTCTAGGAGAGATAAGAAGCTACACATTTACTTGTGCTAGAGCGGGTAAATGTGATAACACCGGTGAGAAACCATTAGACCCACAAGTTACTACTAAATGTCAATTCCCAGCTAGGATAATGATACAACTAGATACTTTAGTTGGGTATGTGATTAGCAAGGTTGACTTGGTTTATAATCATCCACTAAACCCTGATGATTCTAGATTTTTTCTTTGTAATCGGTATATTAGCGCCCATGTAATGAATCAGATTGATCTATTTGATAGAGCAGGTGTTAGGGTGAACAAAGTCTATAATATATGCAGAAATGAACATGGTGGTCCTGAGAATATGACTTGTACACCAAAAGATTGCATAAATATGGTTGATAAACTAAGGCGTATAAGGCTTGGGGAAGGAGATGCTGCTGCAATTCTTAAATATTTTGCAAAGATGAGTATGCAAAATTCGGGTTTCTATTATAAGGTGGATTTAGATAATGATGGTTACTTGGATAAGGTGTTTTGGGCAGATGGTAGGTATAGAGAAGCATATAAGGAATTCGGCGAGGTTATTTCATTTGACACTACATACTTGgtgaacaagtataatatgcttTTTGCTCCGTTTGTCGGGGTAAATCATCATGGACAGTCAATATTATTTGGGTGTGGGTTGGTTTCACATGAAGATAAAGATTCGTTTGCGTGGTAATTTTCTCAGTGGCTTTATTGTATGTTCGGAATTGCACCTCCAGCAATAATTACTGACCAAGATCAGGCCATGAAAAACGCAATAGAAATTGTTTTTCCAGACAACATAATAGATGGTGTCTATGGCATGTGATGAAAAAGTTGCCGGAGAAGTTTAAAATCTATAAAGATTATAAGTGCATTAAGTATTTAATGGAGAAGGTAGTCTATGATACGCAATATCCGTCAGACTTCGAAGTTAAATGGAAGGAAATGCTAGAGAAGTATAACTTGTCCAATAATAAGCGGTTAAACGATTTGTACGAAGATAGGCACCGGAGGATACCTTGCTATTTGAAAGGCACTTTTTGGGATGGAATGTCCTCTACACAAAGGTATGAAAGTATTAATTCGTTTTTCGATGGATACCTCCGTccaaaaacaactttaaaacaacTTGTAGAGCAATATGAGTAGGGATTAAGGGACAACGTAGAAAAAGAAGCTATAGCTGATGCAGAGTCCGCTTCCAAAATGATAACTACTGCCACCGAGTTTGATATGGATAAATAGATTCAAGAACTTTATACTTTATCAAAATATAAAGAGTTTCAAATAGAATTAGTCAAAAAAATTTACTGTGAAATAATCCATGAAGAAGAGGATCCAGCAGGAACATTCAAGTATGTGGTTCATGAAAGTGTGTGGTTTACAAACACAAAGTTAAGAAATTGGTTAATTTTGATGTGATTTTTCATTCAAAAGACAGTGAAGTTTCTAGTAGTTGCCAGAACTTTAGTTTTGGAGGAATTCTCTTCAGACATGCTATTAATATATTAACCCGTCAAGAAATAGATTTACTACCAGAAAAATATATTgttagaagatggagaagagatgtGAAAAGATTTCACACATCTGTGAAGGTTAATGTCAATTTCTGGGAGAATATTGTTGAACGCGAACATTATAATAGTTTGACTATTTTATTCAGTGAGGTCGCATACATGGCAGTAGAAAATGATGCTGATTTCGATAGTATTAAGCATTAGTTAGTCGCGAAGATGGATATGttaaagaaacaaaaacaaagtgCTGAGAATGAACCAAAAAGCCTTTCCACCAATGAGAGTAAAGAAGGGGAAGAAGCAGATGTGATTAGAAATAGCGGGGGAGAAAAATATTTGCATGAATAATCCATGGATGCAGTTGGAGTGGGTGTACTTGATCCACAACATAATAAACAGAAAGGCATACCACGAAGCACGGGGATTATATCTGATTCCACATTCAAATTA
This portion of the Papaver somniferum cultivar HN1 chromosome 11, ASM357369v1, whole genome shotgun sequence genome encodes:
- the LOC113324271 gene encoding protein FAR1-RELATED SEQUENCE 5-like, coding for MEVDQKIPQLGMKFKSTTDAYEFYKKIAQRTVFPIMKSSIKKNILGEIRSYTFTCARAGKCDNTGEKPLDPQVTTKCQFPARIMIQLDTLVGYVISKVDLVYNHPLNPDDSRFFLCNRYISAHVMNQIDLFDRAGVRVNKVYNICRNEHGGPENMTCTPKDCINMVDKLRRIRLGEGDAAAILKYFAKMSMQNSGFYYKVDLDNDGYLDKVFWADGRYREAYKEFGEVISFDTTYLVNKYNMLFAPFVGVNHHGQSILFGCGLVSHEDKDSFAW